A region from the Leptolyngbya iicbica LK genome encodes:
- the rpmH gene encoding 50S ribosomal protein L34 has translation MTKRTLGGTNRKQKRTSGFRARMRTATGRRVIRTRRRRGRARLAV, from the coding sequence ATGACCAAGAGAACACTAGGCGGAACTAACCGTAAGCAAAAGAGAACATCTGGCTTTCGGGCCAGAATGCGAACGGCGACAGGTCGTCGCGTAATTCGCACTCGGCGGCGACGGGGGCGCGCACGCTTGGCCGTATAA